GACTTTATACGCAAAGGTACATTTCTCACTTAATACGACAAACCCATGGGCAAATCCGCGTGGAATAAAGAGTTGACGCTTGTTTTCACCTGATAATCGAACCGCTACATGATGACCAAAAGTAGGTGACCCTTGTCGGATATCGACTGCGACATCGAGTACTTCACCCTCGATTACCCGTACCAGCTTACTCTGAGCATGAGGAGGAAGCTGGTAATGCAATCCACGCAATACTCCGTACGAACTGGATGATTCATTATCTTGACAAAAAGGGACTTTAAACCCTAAAAAAGCTTCAAGTTTATCGGCACGAAACGTCTCAACAAAGTATCCTCGTGTATCACCATGAACTTTAGGGTCTATGATTACCACATCAGGAATGGCTGTACGCTCAAAGGTCATTGCACAATCCCCTCATTTGCTCTGCGAATCAAGTATTGTCCGTATTGGTTTTTACTCAATGGTTGTGCAAGCTCGAGAAGTTTTTCTTTCGTGATGTATCCCATTTCATAAGCAATCTCTTCGAGACAAGCAACTTTAAGCCCTTGACGGTTTTCAATCGTTTGGATAAACATACTTGCTTCCAAAAGCGATTCATGGGTTCCTGTGTCGAGCCATGCATACCCACGTCCCATCAATTCTACTTTGAGAGCATTTTGAGCCAAA
The sequence above is drawn from the Sulfuricurvum sp. genome and encodes:
- the rfbC gene encoding dTDP-4-dehydrorhamnose 3,5-epimerase, which codes for MTFERTAIPDVVIIDPKVHGDTRGYFVETFRADKLEAFLGFKVPFCQDNESSSSYGVLRGLHYQLPPHAQSKLVRVIEGEVLDVAVDIRQGSPTFGHHVAVRLSGENKRQLFIPRGFAHGFVVLSEKCTFAYKVDNYYSTECDRGISFNDPAINIDWIVEHEKMQLSAKDTTQPLLGDADLFEYGVNLYA